One Papaver somniferum cultivar HN1 chromosome 10, ASM357369v1, whole genome shotgun sequence genomic window carries:
- the LOC113316279 gene encoding uncharacterized protein LOC113316279 isoform X1, which yields MTMTLRRQSTCVGKGEDPFDGKFLSDPQREGLNQFKAIFLGTGVLDKTLSTPKRIHAGRKHNDLDDVGKDTHHRTFFEVLGNWSFGDCFKSRAISWALELLTQVCKLPADRICAMYFGGDEKLSLEGNDEARDIGLEFLPVLPFGRKEPLVALTAVLRAPIGRLMGHTRVYVSTIGESNPFSSQPVRLYASVPQKYFKVWWKYPPKGFYKGNTDASYKDGTDLAWVGGIIRDDEAEYVRAYNKEIQAPTSPLAEVKGVSELILYAEEHGFLPIVIETDCKAVKDKAMSKTLHIESIYREMQLLVRKHNVTVFAAYEEVNDIANQLAHLRYNGMHEYKDINEIPLSIQQDVRTRLADEKNNKPYHRLRKSKK from the exons ATGACTATGACACTAAGAAG GCAATCAACTTGCGTGGGTAAAGGCGAGGATCCTTTCGATGGGAAGTTTCTTTCTGATCCTCAACGAGAAG GCCTGAACCAGTTCAAAGCAATTTTCCTAGGAACTGGTGTTCTGGACAAGACTTTAAGTACTCCAAAGCGTATTCATGCTGGTCGGAAGCATAATGATCTGGATGATGTTGGGAAAGATACTCATCATCGAACATTTTTTGAGGTGCTTGGTAACTGGTCCTTTGGAGATTGCTTCAAATCACGAGCTATTTCATGGGCATTGGAGCTTCTCACACAG GTGTGTAAACTACCCGCTGACCGTATATGTGCCATGTATTTTGGTGGTGACGAGAAATTGAGCCTGGAAGGTAATGATGAAGCAAGGGATATAGGGCTGGAATTTTTGCCAGTCTTGCCTTTTGGGCGCAAG GAACCACTTGTTGCATTGACGGCTGTTCTCAGAGCTCCAATTGGTCGTCTTATGGGTCATACTAGAG TATATGTATCTACTATCGGGGAGTCTAATCCTTTCAGTTCACAGCCAGTCCGGTTATATGCAAGCGTGCCTCAGAAGTATTTCAAGGTTTGGTGGAAGTATCCACCTAAAGGATTTTATAAAGGCAATACAGACGCAAGTTATAAGGACGGGACTGATCTCGCTTGGGTTGGAGGAATTATTCGTGATGATGAAGCAGAATATGTGCGTGCCTACAACAAAGAAATCCAAGCACCAACCAGCCCTCTGGCCGAGGTCAAAGGTGTGTCTGAACTTATTCTCTATGCTGAGGAGCATGGGTTTCTGCCTATTGTGATTGAGACTGACTGTAAAGCTGTAAAGGATAAAGCGATGAGTAAAACACTCCACATCGAATCCATTTATAGAGAAATGCAGCTGTTAGTCAGGAAGCATAACGTCACAGTATTTGCTGCATACGAAGAGGTCAATGACATTGCAAATCAACTGGCGCATTTAAGGTATAATGGAATGCATGAATACAAGGACATCAATGAGATACCCCTGAGTATTCAGCAGGATGTCAGAACCCGCCTTGCAGATGAAAAGAACAATAAACCTTACCACAGGCTGCGGAAGTCCAAGAAGTAG
- the LOC113316279 gene encoding uncharacterized protein LOC113316279 isoform X2 has translation MTMTLRRQSTCVGKGEDPFDGKFLSDPQREGLNQFKAIFLGTGVLDKTLSTPKRIHAGRKHNDLDDVGKDTHHRTFFEVLGNWSFGDCFKSRAISWALELLTQVCKLPADRICAMYFGGDEKLSLEGNDEARDIGLEFLPVLPFGRKEPLVALTAVLRAPIGRLMGHTRVRLYASVPQKYFKVWWKYPPKGFYKGNTDASYKDGTDLAWVGGIIRDDEAEYVRAYNKEIQAPTSPLAEVKGVSELILYAEEHGFLPIVIETDCKAVKDKAMSKTLHIESIYREMQLLVRKHNVTVFAAYEEVNDIANQLAHLRYNGMHEYKDINEIPLSIQQDVRTRLADEKNNKPYHRLRKSKK, from the exons ATGACTATGACACTAAGAAG GCAATCAACTTGCGTGGGTAAAGGCGAGGATCCTTTCGATGGGAAGTTTCTTTCTGATCCTCAACGAGAAG GCCTGAACCAGTTCAAAGCAATTTTCCTAGGAACTGGTGTTCTGGACAAGACTTTAAGTACTCCAAAGCGTATTCATGCTGGTCGGAAGCATAATGATCTGGATGATGTTGGGAAAGATACTCATCATCGAACATTTTTTGAGGTGCTTGGTAACTGGTCCTTTGGAGATTGCTTCAAATCACGAGCTATTTCATGGGCATTGGAGCTTCTCACACAG GTGTGTAAACTACCCGCTGACCGTATATGTGCCATGTATTTTGGTGGTGACGAGAAATTGAGCCTGGAAGGTAATGATGAAGCAAGGGATATAGGGCTGGAATTTTTGCCAGTCTTGCCTTTTGGGCGCAAG GAACCACTTGTTGCATTGACGGCTGTTCTCAGAGCTCCAATTGGTCGTCTTATGGGTCATACTAGAG TCCGGTTATATGCAAGCGTGCCTCAGAAGTATTTCAAGGTTTGGTGGAAGTATCCACCTAAAGGATTTTATAAAGGCAATACAGACGCAAGTTATAAGGACGGGACTGATCTCGCTTGGGTTGGAGGAATTATTCGTGATGATGAAGCAGAATATGTGCGTGCCTACAACAAAGAAATCCAAGCACCAACCAGCCCTCTGGCCGAGGTCAAAGGTGTGTCTGAACTTATTCTCTATGCTGAGGAGCATGGGTTTCTGCCTATTGTGATTGAGACTGACTGTAAAGCTGTAAAGGATAAAGCGATGAGTAAAACACTCCACATCGAATCCATTTATAGAGAAATGCAGCTGTTAGTCAGGAAGCATAACGTCACAGTATTTGCTGCATACGAAGAGGTCAATGACATTGCAAATCAACTGGCGCATTTAAGGTATAATGGAATGCATGAATACAAGGACATCAATGAGATACCCCTGAGTATTCAGCAGGATGTCAGAACCCGCCTTGCAGATGAAAAGAACAATAAACCTTACCACAGGCTGCGGAAGTCCAAGAAGTAG